One window of the Natrinema sp. HArc-T2 genome contains the following:
- a CDS encoding sensor domain-containing protein — MSASQPFSTDQTALERARAICRWFVGVAARKRTYANMAYLFLTFPLGIGYFTVLVTGFAIPVGLLFAIVEIARSDPFALLVAGIPIALVMVCLGVPVAFCTLFASIELSALERRLADRLLGTDIPTTDPATGLRTWARRVVADRGTWKGVGYLFSKFVLGIASFVLLVVGMTVTYTLIAAPLHYRNQTVGIHLADSIEFVPEFTYQHDGWTVDVSPITLSIADGELLSLYVDSVVAALAVSAVGVVVGLVVLHLFNAVAWLLARYTKLLLRNTQPSIVSEPPEL; from the coding sequence ATGTCCGCGTCACAACCGTTCTCGACGGACCAAACCGCTCTCGAGCGTGCTCGCGCCATCTGCCGCTGGTTCGTCGGCGTCGCCGCTCGGAAACGGACGTACGCTAACATGGCGTATCTCTTCCTCACCTTTCCGCTCGGGATCGGCTACTTTACGGTCCTCGTGACCGGCTTTGCGATCCCGGTTGGACTCCTGTTTGCGATCGTCGAAATCGCCAGAAGCGACCCCTTCGCACTCCTGGTCGCCGGGATTCCGATCGCGCTCGTCATGGTGTGTCTCGGGGTCCCGGTCGCGTTCTGTACGCTGTTTGCCTCGATCGAGTTGAGCGCACTCGAGCGCCGACTCGCCGATCGATTGCTGGGAACCGACATCCCGACGACCGACCCGGCCACTGGCCTCCGAACGTGGGCACGGCGAGTCGTCGCCGATCGCGGGACGTGGAAAGGTGTCGGCTACCTGTTCAGCAAGTTCGTACTCGGGATCGCCTCGTTCGTCCTCCTCGTCGTCGGGATGACGGTTACGTACACGCTGATCGCTGCCCCGCTTCATTATCGGAATCAAACCGTCGGTATCCACCTCGCGGACTCGATCGAGTTCGTCCCCGAGTTTACCTACCAACACGACGGCTGGACGGTCGACGTCTCTCCGATCACACTCTCGATCGCCGACGGCGAACTGCTTTCGCTGTACGTCGACTCAGTCGTAGCGGCGCTTGCCGTCTCCGCGGTCGGCGTCGTTGTCGGTCTCGTCGTCTTGCACCTGTTCAACGCCGTCGCGTGGCTCCTCGCACGGTACACGAAGCTTTTGCTTCGAAACACACAGCCGTCGATCGTGAGCGAGCCACCCGAACTGTAG
- a CDS encoding ABC transporter ATP-binding protein, which yields MTAIDTSGLTKEYGELTAVDDLDLTVDEGEVFGFLGPNGAGKSTTINMLLDFTRPTAGSATVLGYDAQAEADAISPRVGVLPEGFDIYPRLSGRRHIEFAIKTKGAADDPDELIERVGLSAADAARPAGDYSKGMRQRLATGIALVGDPDLLIMDEPSSGLDPNGISEMQDLVRSEAERGTTVFFSSHILEHVEAVCDRVGVLNEGELVAVDTIGSLREQFGSGATMTLTLTDAAAEVQAVAAELQGVTDVTASGRTLECTITDPTAKARLVTTLADAGATIRDVRIEEVSLESLFTALTNGDADGSREADPADAIATEPEVAR from the coding sequence ATGACCGCGATAGACACGTCCGGTCTGACGAAGGAGTACGGCGAGTTGACCGCCGTTGACGACCTCGACCTCACCGTCGACGAGGGCGAGGTGTTCGGCTTTCTGGGTCCGAACGGGGCCGGGAAGTCGACGACGATCAACATGTTACTGGACTTTACGCGACCGACCGCCGGGTCAGCCACGGTACTGGGCTACGATGCACAGGCCGAGGCTGATGCGATCAGTCCCCGCGTCGGCGTCCTCCCCGAGGGGTTCGACATCTACCCGCGGCTCTCTGGCCGCCGGCATATCGAGTTCGCGATCAAGACGAAGGGCGCTGCTGACGATCCCGACGAACTCATCGAGCGGGTCGGGCTTTCGGCTGCCGATGCCGCACGACCAGCCGGCGACTACTCGAAAGGGATGCGCCAGCGCCTCGCAACCGGTATCGCGCTGGTCGGCGACCCCGACTTGCTGATCATGGACGAACCCTCGAGCGGGCTCGATCCCAACGGCATCAGCGAGATGCAAGACCTCGTCCGCAGCGAGGCCGAACGGGGGACGACCGTCTTCTTCTCGAGTCACATCTTGGAGCACGTCGAGGCGGTCTGTGACCGCGTCGGCGTTTTGAACGAGGGAGAACTCGTCGCCGTCGACACGATCGGGAGCCTTCGCGAGCAGTTCGGCAGCGGCGCGACGATGACGCTCACGCTGACCGACGCTGCCGCCGAGGTCCAAGCGGTCGCCGCCGAGTTACAGGGCGTCACCGACGTCACCGCGTCGGGGCGGACCCTCGAGTGTACGATCACTGATCCGACCGCGAAGGCGCGGCTGGTGACCACACTCGCCGACGCTGGCGCGACGATACGGGACGTGCGGATCGAGGAAGTTTCGCTCGAGTCGCTGTTTACGGCGCTGACAAACGGCGACGCCGACGGCTCGAGGGAGGCCGACCCAGCCGATGCGATCGCGACGGAACCGGAGGTGGCACGATGA
- a CDS encoding ArsR/SmtB family transcription factor, translating to MSDDEDQEVLALLDDEYARRILIAASEEPMSVDRLTDRCDASPPTIYRRIDRLEAEGFLETYQELDPDGHHYKTYSTRLERVAIEIAEGSMEIDVYRRDEDPADRFTRLFEDL from the coding sequence ATGAGCGACGATGAGGACCAGGAGGTACTCGCGTTACTCGACGACGAGTACGCCCGCCGGATCCTCATCGCAGCCAGCGAGGAACCGATGTCTGTCGATCGACTCACCGATCGCTGTGACGCCTCGCCGCCGACGATCTACCGACGGATCGACCGGCTCGAGGCGGAAGGGTTCCTCGAGACGTATCAGGAACTCGATCCCGATGGACACCACTACAAGACCTACAGTACGCGACTCGAGCGCGTGGCGATCGAGATCGCCGAGGGCTCGATGGAGATCGACGTGTACCGCCGCGACGAGGATCCCGCAGACCGGTTCACCCGGCTTTTCGAGGACCTGTGA